Below is a window of Flavobacterium cyclinae DNA.
TTTTTACTTATAATTCCCAACATACCGCGATATAATCGTTTGATATGTTGGTAGTTATGAGTTTTTTTGAAATTAAAAAAGAGTAGGTTTTATATGTTGGTAATTAAGTGGTTATGAGTTTTTTTAATCCTGATGACTAAAATAATTCCAATTGTTGAGAAGGTTTATCTGTTTCTATTTGTTTTTTTCCATAGAAAAGCTCCATCATTCCAAATTGCTTGTCGGTGATTTGCATTACGCCAATTTTGCCATGTTCGGGTAATTTATTTTTTATTCGTTTGGTATGTACTTCTGCATTTTCTTTACTAGCACAAAATCGCATATAAATTGAAAATTGGAACATAGAAAAGCCATCGTCCAATAAGTTCTTGCGAAATGTACTGGCAATTTTACGCTCTTTGCGTGTTTCGGTTGGTAAATCAAAAAATACTAATATCCACAAACTCCTATATTGATTTAAACGGGTATATTGTTCGTCATACATAAATAGGGTATAAAATTTTCCTTGCTTTTCCTTCAAAACATTCGTGTAAAGAATGTGTAGTTCTGCTCATCGCAACCATCAAAGGACTATTCTTTCCGTCTATATACACATCTATGGTTGCAATGCTTAATAATTGTTTTTTGATTTCGATTGTTAATTCGTCATAATTATC
It encodes the following:
- the cas2 gene encoding CRISPR-associated endonuclease Cas2; protein product: MYDEQYTRLNQYRSLWILVFFDLPTETRKERKIASTFRKNLLDDGFSMFQFSIYMRFCASKENAEVHTKRIKNKLPEHGKIGVMQITDKQFGMMELFYGKKQIETDKPSQQLELF